One Numida meleagris isolate 19003 breed g44 Domestic line chromosome 6, NumMel1.0, whole genome shotgun sequence genomic region harbors:
- the SIVA1 gene encoding apoptosis regulatory protein Siva isoform X2 → MPKRSCPFGEAAPLQLKTRVGLRELSRGVRGEEYRREIFERTRRLLFRGAQACMENPWPAAPRAASRSPEPEPAGGNTGRRRSAQLLIGPDGKLLRLAAAAERERNHRHHCLRCPETSAVSVSASLPVTNRKNRNDRFLKTT, encoded by the exons ATGCCGAAGCGTTCGTGCCCCTTCGGGGAGGCGGCCCCGCTGCAGCTGAAGACCCGCgtggggctgagggagctgagccgCGGGGTGCGGGGCGAGGAGTACCGCCGGGAGATCTTCG AGCGCACCCGGCGGCTGCTGTTCAGGGGCGCTCAGGCGTGCATGGAGAACCCCTGGCCCgccgcgccccgcgccgccaGCCGCTCCCCGGAGCCGGAGCCGGCTGGGGGGAACACGGGGCGCCGGCGGAGCGCGCAGCTGCTGATCGGGCCCGACGGGAAACTGCTGAGGCTTGCGGCCGCCGCGGAGCGGG AGAGGAACCACAGACACCATTGCCTCCGTTGCCCAGAAACTTCAGCAGTCAGTGTCAGTGCTTCCCTACCTGTGACAAataggaagaacagaaatgacagGTTTCTCAAAACTACCTGA
- the SIVA1 gene encoding apoptosis regulatory protein Siva isoform X1, producing the protein MPKRSCPFGEAAPLQLKTRVGLRELSRGVRGEEYRREIFERTRRLLFRGAQACMENPWPAAPRAASRSPEPEPAGGNTGRRRSAQLLIGPDGKLLRLAAAAERVPPVGVSKACSSCVRAAEVKEACAQCDQFVCQSCSRVCSCCNAVTCSLCSITDYGDVGEQVLCNGCSIFQV; encoded by the exons ATGCCGAAGCGTTCGTGCCCCTTCGGGGAGGCGGCCCCGCTGCAGCTGAAGACCCGCgtggggctgagggagctgagccgCGGGGTGCGGGGCGAGGAGTACCGCCGGGAGATCTTCG AGCGCACCCGGCGGCTGCTGTTCAGGGGCGCTCAGGCGTGCATGGAGAACCCCTGGCCCgccgcgccccgcgccgccaGCCGCTCCCCGGAGCCGGAGCCGGCTGGGGGGAACACGGGGCGCCGGCGGAGCGCGCAGCTGCTGATCGGGCCCGACGGGAAACTGCTGAGGCTTGCGGCCGCCGCGGAGCGGG TTCCGCCAGTGGGAGTTTCCAAAGCCTGCTCCTCCTGTGTAAGAGCTGCTGAAGTGAAGGAAGCGTGTGCGCAGTGCGACCAGTTCGtgtgccagagctgcagcagggtctgcagctgctgtaatGCCGTTACCTGCTCCTTGTGCTCCATCACTGA TTACGGTGATGTTGGTGAGCAAGTTCTCTGCAATGGTTGTTCAATATTTCAAGTCTGA